In Gemmatimonadales bacterium, a single window of DNA contains:
- the ispF gene encoding 2-C-methyl-D-erythritol 2,4-cyclodiphosphate synthase — protein MTRVGIGYDSHRFVEGRPLILGGVTIPHSRGLAGHSDADAVAHALTDAMLGAAGAGNIGQLFPDSDPQWKDADSMELLRTAHELIRGRGQRLVQADLTIITELPRLQLHLPTMAASLAARLALPAGAISVKAKTNEGMGFIGRGEGLAVMAVALLEAR, from the coding sequence GTGACCCGTGTGGGGATCGGCTACGACTCCCACCGCTTCGTCGAGGGACGCCCGCTGATTCTCGGCGGGGTCACCATTCCCCATTCGCGTGGTCTCGCGGGGCACTCCGATGCCGATGCCGTGGCCCACGCGCTCACCGACGCCATGTTGGGCGCCGCCGGCGCCGGCAACATCGGCCAGCTCTTCCCCGACAGCGATCCGCAGTGGAAGGACGCCGACTCGATGGAGCTGCTGCGCACGGCGCACGAGCTGATCCGCGGCCGGGGACAGCGGCTGGTGCAGGCGGACCTCACGATCATCACCGAGCTTCCCAGGCTGCAGCTCCACCTGCCAACGATGGCCGCGTCGCTGGCCGCGCGGCTCGCGCTGCCGGCCGGGGCCATCAGCGTGAAGGCCAAGACCAACGAAGGGATGGGCTTCATCGGACGGGGCGAAGGACTCGCCGTGATGGCGGTGGCCCTGCTGGAGGCCCGCTGA
- the xerD gene encoding site-specific tyrosine recombinase XerD, giving the protein MTVADLRERISREFWLEGFRDYLSLESGHSANTVEAYLRDLHRMGEFAVSRGVHHPEKVTRPLLREFVYLLKDLGLSAATIRREVSAVRTYFGFLVSEGRLTDNPSDRLESPRRGRVLPPTLSVTEVEALLGSPRVEEPLAWRDRALLEIGYGGGLRVSEICGLAITDLLLSENLVRVFGKGGKERLVPIGRSVIGAVSVYLHTIRPELDRGRSQSKVLLNARGEPLSRVGAWGIVKRAAARAGITKRVTPHTLRHSFATHLLEGGADLRAVQEMLGHADLSTTQIYTHVDREYLRSVHKQFHPRG; this is encoded by the coding sequence GTGACGGTCGCGGACCTGCGTGAACGGATCTCCCGTGAGTTCTGGCTGGAGGGCTTCCGCGACTACCTCTCGCTCGAGTCGGGACACAGCGCCAACACCGTGGAGGCCTACCTTCGCGATCTACACCGGATGGGCGAGTTCGCCGTGTCCCGCGGGGTGCACCACCCGGAGAAGGTCACCCGGCCGCTGCTGCGGGAGTTCGTCTACCTGCTCAAGGACCTGGGATTGAGCGCGGCGACCATCCGCCGGGAAGTCTCCGCAGTCCGCACCTATTTCGGATTCCTGGTCTCCGAAGGCCGACTGACCGACAACCCGAGCGATCGGCTGGAAAGCCCGCGGCGCGGCCGGGTCCTGCCGCCCACGCTGAGCGTCACCGAGGTCGAGGCGCTGCTCGGCTCGCCCCGGGTGGAAGAGCCGCTCGCCTGGCGGGACCGGGCGCTGCTGGAGATCGGCTACGGCGGCGGGCTCCGGGTGTCCGAGATCTGCGGGCTGGCGATCACCGATCTACTGCTGTCGGAGAACCTGGTCCGGGTCTTCGGCAAGGGTGGGAAGGAGCGCCTGGTTCCGATCGGCCGCAGCGTCATCGGTGCGGTGTCGGTGTATCTGCACACGATACGGCCGGAGCTGGACCGCGGGCGGAGCCAGAGTAAGGTGCTGCTCAATGCTCGGGGCGAGCCGCTCTCCCGGGTCGGGGCGTGGGGCATCGTGAAGCGCGCGGCGGCGCGCGCGGGGATCACCAAGCGGGTCACCCCGCACACCCTGCGCCACAGCTTCGCCACCCACCTGCTGGAAGGCGGCGCCGATCTCAGGGCGGTGCAGGAGATGCTGGGACACGCCGACCTCTCGACCACCCAGATCTACACCCACGTCGATCGCGAGTACCTGCGGTCGGTGCACAAGCAGTTTCATCCCAGAGGTTGA
- a CDS encoding AI-2E family transporter, which produces MTTERAPASSAAVIILATLATICALYFGRDFFIPIALSILFTGLLRPLVRWLEAARLPTAPAATAVLVVLLGAVALGANALADPVRGWIAKAPQTLNEAEARLRKLRRPFQQITSAAERVESGGQGEGQTASSPPGPGIAVRILGSTTSLVGGIVEVLLLTFLLLASGDLFLQKLVKVLPLRGDKVTAVRIAHEVEAAVSRYMGATALINLGQGVVVALAMWLLHMPSPALWGVLTFFLEFIPYLGAAFMLLALGAVGLGGFDSVGQALLAPGAYLLISTLQNNLVSPIAYGRRLRLNPVAVLVGVLFWWFLWGVPGAFLAVPVIAAAKIMGDHIEGLEAVGEFLAE; this is translated from the coding sequence GTGACGACGGAGCGGGCGCCGGCCAGCTCGGCCGCCGTGATCATTCTGGCAACGCTGGCCACGATCTGCGCGCTGTACTTCGGGCGCGACTTCTTCATCCCCATCGCTCTATCCATCCTCTTCACCGGTCTCCTCCGGCCGCTGGTCCGCTGGCTGGAGGCGGCCCGGCTCCCCACCGCCCCCGCCGCCACGGCGGTGCTGGTGGTGCTGCTCGGCGCCGTCGCCCTTGGCGCGAACGCCTTGGCCGACCCGGTTCGCGGGTGGATCGCGAAGGCGCCGCAGACCCTGAACGAGGCCGAGGCCCGCCTCAGGAAGCTCCGCCGGCCATTCCAGCAGATCACCAGCGCCGCCGAGCGGGTCGAAAGCGGCGGCCAGGGCGAGGGCCAGACCGCCTCGTCCCCGCCGGGGCCGGGGATCGCGGTCCGAATCTTGGGCTCCACCACATCGCTGGTGGGGGGCATCGTGGAGGTCCTGCTGCTCACTTTCCTGCTGCTCGCCTCGGGCGACCTCTTCCTCCAGAAGCTGGTCAAGGTGCTGCCGCTTCGGGGGGACAAGGTCACGGCGGTGCGGATCGCGCACGAGGTGGAGGCCGCGGTCTCCCGCTATATGGGAGCGACGGCACTCATCAACCTGGGGCAGGGGGTCGTCGTCGCGCTGGCGATGTGGCTGCTCCACATGCCCAGTCCCGCGCTCTGGGGGGTGCTCACGTTCTTTCTGGAGTTCATTCCCTACCTCGGCGCGGCTTTCATGCTGCTCGCGCTGGGGGCGGTCGGGTTGGGCGGGTTCGACAGCGTCGGCCAGGCGCTGCTGGCGCCTGGGGCCTACCTCCTGATCAGCACGCTGCAGAACAACCTGGTGAGTCCTATCGCGTACGGGCGGCGCCTCCGGCTCAATCCGGTGGCGGTGCTCGTGGGAGTCCTCTTCTGGTGGTTCCTCTGGGGCGTGCCCGGCGCCTTTCTGGCGGTGCCGGTCATCGCGGCGGCCAAGATCATGGGTGACCACATCGAAGGCCTGGAGGCGGTAGGAGAGTTTCTGGCCGAGTGA
- the mqnC gene encoding cyclic dehypoxanthinyl futalosine synthase yields the protein MSVVDRTSSDFKALLALYQHAPLLELGELADAERWRQHPESMVTYIIDRNINYTNVCVADCQFCAFYRRPKNAEGYVLSFEQIGAKIDECKAIGGVQILLQGGHNPYIPFEWYLELMRYIKVHHPIHIHGFSPSEVVFFSERFGLSVAEVVRELRAAGLDSIPGGGGEILVDEVRRRVARKKAQTEEWLGVQEEAHRQGMKTSVTMMYGLGETDEDRIEHLLRVRELQARTGGFTAFICWPLQPEGTPGMSHYQKTDAVTYLRMLAMSRIVLTNVPNLQSSWVTMGHKVGQVALRFGANDYGSLMMEENVVSAAGTTYRTTLGEIERLIRDAGYTPMRRRQDYSVIPEPAAA from the coding sequence ATGAGCGTTGTAGATCGCACATCAAGTGATTTCAAGGCGTTGCTGGCCCTCTACCAGCACGCCCCGCTCCTGGAGCTCGGCGAGCTCGCCGACGCCGAGCGCTGGCGGCAGCATCCGGAGAGTATGGTCACCTACATCATCGACCGGAATATCAACTACACCAACGTCTGCGTGGCTGACTGCCAGTTCTGCGCCTTCTATCGCCGCCCCAAAAACGCCGAAGGCTACGTCCTCAGCTTCGAGCAGATCGGCGCCAAGATCGACGAGTGCAAGGCCATCGGCGGCGTGCAGATCCTGCTGCAGGGCGGGCACAATCCGTACATCCCGTTCGAGTGGTACCTCGAGCTCATGCGCTACATCAAGGTCCATCACCCGATTCACATTCACGGCTTCTCCCCCTCGGAAGTCGTCTTCTTCAGCGAGCGCTTCGGACTGAGCGTCGCCGAGGTCGTGCGGGAGCTGCGGGCGGCGGGGCTCGACAGCATTCCCGGTGGTGGCGGGGAGATCCTGGTGGACGAGGTTCGCCGGCGGGTGGCCCGAAAGAAAGCCCAGACCGAGGAATGGCTCGGCGTGCAGGAGGAAGCCCATCGGCAGGGCATGAAGACCTCCGTCACCATGATGTACGGACTGGGCGAGACCGACGAGGACCGCATCGAGCACCTGCTGCGGGTCCGCGAGCTGCAGGCGCGCACCGGCGGATTCACCGCGTTCATCTGCTGGCCGCTGCAGCCCGAGGGCACGCCGGGCATGTCGCACTACCAGAAGACGGACGCGGTGACCTATCTCCGCATGCTCGCCATGAGCCGGATCGTCCTCACCAACGTGCCCAACCTTCAGTCCTCCTGGGTCACCATGGGGCATAAGGTGGGGCAGGTGGCCCTCCGCTTCGGCGCCAATGACTACGGCAGCCTGATGATGGAGGAGAACGTGGTCTCCGCGGCGGGTACCACCTACCGCACCACGCTGGGAGAGATCGAGCGCCTCATCCGCGACGCCGGCTACACGCCGATGCGCCGCCGCCAGGACTACAGCGTCATCCCGGAGCCGGCCGCGGCGTGA
- a CDS encoding HlyD family efflux transporter periplasmic adaptor subunit, which yields MGTARRVLPIVLALGLAAALILLYRAHRRQVELQAQRDAPVVAASRLEESREAVFVSLDSADSRRIGLATEPLRAISRAPEERLAAEVVAEPERTAVLRAPVGGRLTVPGGARWPSLGTEVRAGVPIAQVSDARPLASPIAGVVSRVGAQPDAIVEPGQELLEIVDYSRPLVRVGWAEPAGGSPRRSIVLSPPGTTLRISARLVGPAPEADPVTRRPAYLYRAVRTWPGATPGTPVMALVPGQTRAMAGVLVPDRAVVQWDGFAWVYLQRAPGRFERVRLSTERPAPGGWLAGAPLMAGDTVVVTGAEELLSEEFRARVTVGDEAGE from the coding sequence ATGGGAACCGCCCGCCGGGTTCTGCCGATCGTGCTCGCCCTGGGCCTCGCCGCCGCCCTGATCCTGTTGTACCGGGCGCATCGCCGGCAGGTCGAGCTCCAGGCCCAGCGCGACGCGCCGGTGGTCGCGGCCAGTCGGCTGGAGGAGAGCAGGGAGGCCGTCTTCGTGTCGCTCGATTCGGCGGACAGCCGGCGGATCGGGCTCGCGACGGAGCCGCTTCGTGCGATATCCCGGGCGCCGGAGGAACGGCTCGCCGCCGAGGTGGTGGCGGAGCCGGAGCGCACGGCAGTGCTGCGGGCTCCCGTGGGTGGGCGCCTCACCGTACCGGGGGGCGCGCGCTGGCCCAGTCTGGGGACCGAGGTGCGGGCCGGCGTGCCGATCGCACAGGTGTCGGACGCCAGGCCGCTTGCCTCGCCGATCGCCGGCGTCGTTTCCCGGGTGGGAGCGCAGCCGGACGCGATCGTCGAGCCCGGACAGGAGTTGCTGGAGATCGTGGATTACAGCCGGCCGCTGGTGCGGGTCGGGTGGGCCGAGCCGGCCGGTGGCTCGCCTCGACGTTCGATCGTTCTCAGCCCGCCGGGTACCACGCTCCGGATTTCCGCGCGCCTGGTCGGTCCCGCCCCTGAAGCCGATCCGGTGACCCGCCGGCCTGCCTATCTCTACCGCGCCGTCCGTACCTGGCCGGGCGCGACGCCGGGCACGCCGGTGATGGCGCTGGTACCGGGGCAGACGCGCGCGATGGCAGGTGTACTGGTGCCCGACCGCGCCGTGGTGCAATGGGACGGCTTCGCCTGGGTCTACCTGCAGCGCGCGCCGGGCCGCTTCGAGCGGGTGCGACTCTCCACCGAGCGGCCGGCGCCCGGTGGCTGGCTCGCCGGCGCGCCACTCATGGCCGGGGACACCGTCGTGGTCACCGGCGCGGAGGAATTGCTCTCCGAGGAGTTCCGCGCCCGGGTGACCGTGGGGGACGAGGCCGGCGAGTGA
- a CDS encoding TolC family protein, which produces MRPSSVVSLLLALATAACVRYRAQPVDPATFPAAYRQRRLDDSALVAYVRRWAEPPARARWTDRQLALAALLLRPELARARAQWRAAQVGERSAGARPAPGVEADIERAVSGSGAHSPWVVSLAGLLTVELGGKRGARVQQARARTARAESDLHLTFWRVVQDARAAALSVALAAAELDEAHRELSAVARILGFERERFAEAALTSSELARTGGELQEARAAVGSAERTMLEARARLAGVVGLPARALDSVAVVVSPTAGCQASDSLDSDSLASLALSRRAEVGQALADYAAAEAALYLQVARQYPDLGLGPGFIWDQGVHRWAVALAAPGLLAFRNRAPIAEAIAARSAAAAHIAEVQDSVLVEIGVAVAGCRGGRLEQVGADSQAVVAGRALALAEAAYQRGETTRLDPALAQLGVARAERASRAVERTVRSAALALDAALAMWQGAPGERWPDPREEIAMPGVSH; this is translated from the coding sequence ATGCGACCTTCCAGCGTGGTGTCGCTCCTGCTGGCCCTCGCCACCGCCGCCTGCGTACGCTACCGTGCCCAGCCGGTCGATCCGGCAACGTTTCCCGCCGCCTATCGTCAGCGCCGGCTCGATGATTCGGCCCTCGTGGCCTACGTCAGGCGTTGGGCCGAGCCGCCCGCGAGGGCGCGTTGGACCGATCGCCAGCTCGCGCTGGCGGCCCTGCTGCTGCGCCCTGAGCTGGCACGGGCGCGGGCCCAGTGGCGAGCGGCGCAGGTCGGCGAGCGAAGCGCCGGTGCCCGGCCTGCCCCTGGTGTGGAGGCCGACATCGAGCGAGCGGTCTCCGGAAGTGGCGCGCACTCGCCTTGGGTCGTCTCGCTGGCCGGGCTCCTGACAGTGGAGCTGGGCGGCAAGCGCGGGGCTCGGGTGCAGCAGGCGCGGGCCCGAACCGCGCGGGCGGAAAGCGATCTGCACCTGACCTTCTGGCGAGTGGTCCAGGACGCCCGGGCCGCCGCCCTGAGCGTCGCACTCGCGGCCGCCGAGCTCGACGAGGCGCATCGGGAGCTGTCGGCGGTCGCCCGGATCCTGGGATTCGAGCGCGAGCGGTTCGCCGAGGCGGCGCTCACCAGCAGCGAGCTCGCCCGGACCGGCGGCGAGCTGCAGGAGGCGCGCGCGGCGGTGGGGTCGGCGGAGCGGACGATGCTCGAAGCCCGAGCACGGCTGGCCGGGGTGGTCGGTCTCCCAGCGCGGGCGCTCGACTCCGTTGCGGTCGTGGTCTCGCCGACCGCCGGCTGTCAAGCGAGCGATTCGCTCGATTCGGATTCCTTGGCATCTCTCGCGCTGTCCCGACGTGCCGAAGTCGGACAGGCGCTGGCGGACTATGCCGCTGCCGAGGCCGCGCTCTACCTCCAAGTCGCTCGGCAGTATCCCGACCTGGGCCTGGGGCCAGGGTTCATCTGGGATCAGGGTGTGCACCGCTGGGCGGTGGCACTGGCGGCACCCGGGCTGCTCGCTTTTCGGAATCGCGCGCCGATCGCGGAGGCCATCGCCGCACGCAGTGCCGCCGCGGCCCACATCGCCGAAGTGCAGGACTCGGTGCTGGTCGAGATCGGTGTGGCGGTCGCCGGCTGTCGCGGGGGCCGGCTCGAGCAGGTGGGAGCCGACTCGCAAGCGGTGGTGGCGGGGCGCGCGCTGGCACTCGCCGAGGCCGCATATCAGCGCGGGGAGACGACGCGACTGGACCCGGCGCTGGCGCAGCTCGGCGTCGCGCGAGCCGAGCGGGCGAGTCGCGCGGTTGAGCGGACGGTTCGATCAGCGGCGCTCGCGCTGGATGCCGCGCTCGCCATGTGGCAGGGAGCCCCCGGCGAGCGATGGCCGGACCCGCGCGAGGAGATCGCCATGCCAGGCGTGAGCCACTAA
- the mqnE gene encoding aminofutalosine synthase MqnE: MAGELDPTRLRDPALHSIARKVMEGERLSARDGLALYATSDLLGLGRLADTANQRRNGDRVFFSANQHINPTNVCVLRNTCVFCSFARMPKEEGAYTRSLEEVFHEAEQARGMPTREFHIVGGLHPKLRLAYYTDMIRGLKERFPHVHIKALTAVEIAHLARIEKISEREVLLAMKEAGLTSLPGGGAEVFSTAVRATIAERKLTGEEWLRVHRVAHELGIPTNCTMLYGHVETPADRIEHLERLRALQDETGGFLTYIPLAYHPDHNELGEEMGRVGTATTGYEDLKNIAVARLFLDNVPHVKTHWPMVTPFLSQIALSFGCDDVEGTVVYERIYHEAGAHTAMHMPYLDLVRLIRGAGKRPVERDSLYQTVREQFDDPPPEPALRRGAALPVVHAA; the protein is encoded by the coding sequence ATGGCTGGCGAGCTCGATCCCACCCGGCTTCGGGATCCCGCGCTACACTCGATCGCGCGGAAAGTCATGGAGGGCGAGCGGCTGTCCGCCAGGGATGGTCTCGCGCTCTACGCCACCAGCGATCTGCTCGGCCTGGGCCGCCTGGCCGACACCGCCAACCAGCGCAGGAACGGCGACCGGGTCTTCTTCTCCGCCAACCAGCACATCAATCCGACCAACGTCTGTGTGCTCCGCAACACCTGCGTGTTCTGCTCCTTCGCGCGGATGCCGAAGGAGGAGGGCGCGTACACCCGCTCGCTTGAAGAGGTCTTCCACGAGGCGGAGCAGGCGCGCGGCATGCCGACCCGCGAGTTCCATATCGTAGGCGGGTTGCATCCCAAGCTCAGGCTGGCCTACTACACCGACATGATCCGGGGATTGAAGGAGCGCTTCCCCCACGTCCACATCAAGGCGCTTACCGCGGTGGAGATCGCGCACCTCGCTCGGATCGAAAAGATCTCCGAGCGCGAGGTGCTCCTGGCGATGAAGGAGGCGGGCCTCACCAGTCTTCCCGGTGGCGGCGCGGAGGTGTTCAGCACCGCGGTGCGTGCCACCATCGCCGAGCGGAAGCTCACCGGGGAGGAGTGGCTGCGGGTGCACCGGGTGGCCCACGAGCTGGGCATTCCGACCAACTGCACCATGCTCTACGGACACGTGGAGACGCCGGCGGACCGGATCGAGCACCTGGAACGTCTCCGCGCGCTGCAGGACGAGACCGGCGGGTTCCTCACGTACATCCCGCTGGCCTATCACCCCGACCACAACGAGCTGGGCGAGGAGATGGGGCGGGTGGGGACCGCCACGACGGGTTACGAGGATCTCAAGAACATCGCCGTGGCCCGGCTCTTCCTGGACAACGTGCCGCACGTGAAGACCCACTGGCCCATGGTGACGCCGTTCCTCTCCCAGATCGCGCTGAGCTTCGGCTGCGACGACGTGGAGGGCACGGTGGTCTACGAGCGGATCTATCACGAGGCGGGGGCCCACACCGCCATGCACATGCCCTATCTCGATCTGGTGCGGCTGATCCGGGGAGCCGGGAAGCGACCGGTCGAGCGGGACAGCCTCTATCAAACCGTCCGCGAGCAGTTCGACGATCCACCGCCGGAGCCGGCGCTCCGCCGGGGGGCGGCACTGCCGGTGGTGCACGCCGCATGA
- a CDS encoding menaquinone biosynthesis protein — MRLGRIPWINCYPVYGAIDRGLVPMPASLVTGTASELNDLLAAGELQVSVVSAVEYARNAAAYHLLPDLAITCDGPVHSVALFSRRPVEELDGRTVLLTASSRTSVLLLDLVSRHRWGVRPRYATARAEAADLTGLAGLPHEAVLVIGDAALLLAAQELYPVRVDLGAEWKAWTGLPFVFAVWAARREAAPAGVQAVHQRLLESRAWGLEHLDQLAAAAAASTGVAEAVCREYLGDLDYALSYRHLAGLTDFFRRLAQEGLVPDGSLSFIAAA, encoded by the coding sequence ATGAGGCTGGGACGGATTCCCTGGATCAACTGTTATCCCGTGTACGGCGCCATCGATCGGGGACTGGTGCCGATGCCCGCGTCGCTGGTGACGGGCACCGCCTCGGAGCTCAACGATCTGCTCGCGGCGGGCGAGCTGCAGGTGAGCGTCGTGTCGGCGGTGGAGTATGCCCGGAACGCGGCGGCGTATCACCTGCTGCCTGACCTGGCGATCACGTGCGACGGTCCGGTCCACAGTGTGGCCCTCTTCTCCCGCCGGCCGGTCGAGGAGCTGGACGGTCGAACGGTGCTGCTCACCGCCTCCTCGCGCACGTCGGTGCTGCTGCTCGATCTGGTCTCCCGTCATCGCTGGGGCGTGCGGCCGCGCTACGCCACCGCCCGCGCTGAAGCCGCGGACCTGACCGGGCTGGCCGGTCTGCCCCACGAAGCGGTGCTGGTGATCGGGGACGCGGCGTTGCTGCTGGCGGCGCAGGAGCTTTATCCGGTGCGAGTCGATCTGGGCGCGGAGTGGAAGGCATGGACCGGCCTGCCGTTTGTCTTCGCGGTGTGGGCGGCCCGCCGCGAGGCCGCACCCGCGGGCGTGCAGGCGGTGCACCAGCGGCTGCTGGAGTCGCGCGCCTGGGGGCTGGAGCATCTGGACCAGCTCGCCGCGGCCGCGGCCGCGAGCACCGGCGTCGCTGAAGCGGTCTGCCGCGAGTATCTCGGCGATCTGGACTATGCGCTATCGTACCGTCATCTGGCCGGCCTCACCGACTTCTTCCGTCGGCTGGCGCAGGAGGGGCTGGTTCCGGATGGATCGCTGTCGTTCATCGCGGCGGCGTAG
- a CDS encoding TerB family tellurite resistance protein, which yields MYAVLALLAAVENVAPPVPSDAAVALGAFLSNRGVTTPFAVFAVTWTANLAGAAGVYLAARRYGRRLFASPTGRRLLAPRSLAVIEREYLRFGTIGIFISRFLPGLRAVVPPFAGLVGLGVVRTLVPMGIASAIWYGGIIALGAVIGAEWSRISAVLARVNTTLAIAAVVLIAVVLAWRWRRRRARERERVWHATQDALEPAAPTFLAGTDIAEGSARVAAAMLVLELAYADPVLTPADRELVAAHLRTRWGVGGSSEPPAPAPEALRRSRFADYAKRLRQRSSRTQRLELVERMWTVAFGDGAIGKHEERLMHLAAELLAIPPAELSEMRRRLEEQRSP from the coding sequence GTGTACGCGGTCCTGGCTCTGCTCGCCGCGGTCGAGAACGTGGCTCCGCCGGTCCCCTCCGACGCTGCCGTCGCGCTGGGCGCGTTCCTCTCAAATCGCGGGGTGACCACGCCGTTCGCCGTCTTCGCCGTCACCTGGACCGCCAACCTGGCCGGAGCCGCCGGGGTCTACCTGGCGGCACGCCGCTATGGCCGGCGTCTCTTCGCTAGCCCCACCGGCCGCCGCCTGCTGGCGCCGCGCTCACTCGCGGTCATCGAGCGGGAATATCTCCGCTTCGGGACGATCGGCATCTTCATCAGCCGCTTTCTTCCCGGCCTCCGCGCGGTGGTGCCGCCCTTTGCGGGGCTGGTCGGCCTCGGCGTGGTGCGGACGCTGGTGCCGATGGGGATCGCCTCCGCCATCTGGTACGGCGGCATCATCGCGCTCGGCGCCGTGATCGGAGCCGAGTGGAGCCGGATCAGTGCGGTCCTCGCGCGCGTCAACACGACGCTGGCGATCGCGGCCGTGGTGCTGATCGCGGTCGTGCTGGCGTGGCGCTGGCGTCGTCGACGCGCGCGCGAACGGGAGCGCGTCTGGCACGCCACCCAGGACGCGCTTGAGCCCGCCGCGCCGACCTTCCTGGCCGGGACCGACATCGCGGAGGGCTCCGCGCGCGTGGCGGCGGCCATGCTGGTCCTGGAGCTGGCCTACGCGGACCCGGTTCTCACGCCGGCCGACAGGGAGCTGGTCGCGGCCCATCTGCGGACCCGCTGGGGCGTGGGCGGTTCGTCGGAGCCGCCGGCCCCGGCCCCGGAGGCCCTCCGGCGCAGCCGCTTTGCCGACTATGCAAAGCGCCTGCGGCAGCGCTCCTCGCGGACCCAGCGGCTGGAGCTGGTGGAACGGATGTGGACCGTCGCCTTCGGCGACGGCGCGATCGGAAAGCACGAGGAGCGTCTGATGCACCTGGCGGCCGAGCTGCTGGCCATTCCGCCCGCCGAGCTGTCGGAGATGCGCCGGCGGCTGGAGGAACAGAGGAGCCCGTGA